gcctcgtttctaattctgtcgctccctggtgtgcccacacatccatctcaacattctcatctcggtaactttcatcttttgaacgtgccGGTCTAACcatcactttgtagaacttgcccttaagttttggtggcacctttttgtcacatagcactccggaagcgaacctccatttcatccaccctaccccaatacgatgtgtgacatcatcgtcaatctccccgctgccttgcatgatagacccaagatacttgcaactacttctcttttggatggccttggcaccaagcctaacttccacgccaacctcctgaggtgtctcactgaacttgtactctaagtactctgtcttggtcctactcagcttaaaccctttagactccaagggatgtctccaatcctccagcttagcgttaactccgctacgagtctcatcgatcaggactatgtcatccgcgaaaagcatacaccatggcccctcaccttgaatttgtcgcgtcaatccatccatcaccaaggcaaataaaaacgaactaagagctgatccttgatgcaaccccatcaccactgggaagtgctctgagtcccctcctactgtccttaccctggttttggcccCCTCGtatatgtccttgatcaccctaatgtatgccacaggtacacctttagcctccaaacatgtccatagtatttctcttgaaactttatcgtaagccttttctaggtcgatgaataccatatgcaagtctctcttcctcttcctatgctgctccaccagtctcctcataagatggatggcttctgtagttgagcatcccggcataaatctaaactggttttctgaaatagacacgcctctcctcacccttatctccaccactctttcccacactttcatagtatggcttagtagcttgatacctctatagttgttgcaactctagatatcccctttgtttttgtatagagggatcattacgctcgacctccattcttcgggcatcgttgccgttttaaagatgacattaaataacctagtcaaccactccaaatcTACCGAGCTcacgctcttccaaaattccccaggaatctcgtcaggtccggttgctcttccccaacgcatcctacgaacaacattcttaacctcctcgaccttaatactcctacaatacccaaaatcgcgACGCCTCCGTGTacgttccaaatctcccaacacaaagtctctgtccccttcgtcattcaagagtttatgaaagtatgactgccatctctgtttaagtATACTGTGATTTGAATAATCAAAAGAAACATTAATCTTAATGGGCTCCAACAGATTGTACTAGAAGTGAATGATTATGATGAAGATGAGAATACAAGGCTATCTGGGGCAACAGAAGTAGACAGCACAAAAGTATAGAATAAGCAACAGCCAAGAGATTAGAATGATATTTCCTAACTAATTAGGTTTGGGATCCTCCAGAAAAtagaatatatattttgtagATAGTCTGCTAGATGCATCTAATAAATACTTTACCACTAAATCATGCGCTCGGAAGCTGGATACAACTGACGCATCTACCAGATCCCAGAGGTAAATATAGCCATCTTCCGAGCCGCCAGCCACATGTGCATCACTGTTTGTAAGGCAGCAGTCTGTTTTGAAAGACTTCAAGAAGAAAACAGTTAAACAGAATCGTTAGCGACTATTACACTGTTTTACCTGGAAAGTAgacaaatcaagaaaagaaaaaggagaaccACCAAAGTGCCAAAGCAGGGATCTTCTAGAAAAAAGTtcctatttattaatttattttttgtaacaGAGAGAAAAATGATTGCTATAAGAACGATAGACCCCCACTCAGTACCAGGTTTCCATCCTAACCTTGCAAATATGGCCCTTATATTCTTGCAATAGTTCGCCACTAGACCTGTTGAAAGCAATTAGAAATAAGACGGTATGAATAACAAGGGCTACCAAAAGCAAAGGAAACAAGATGACAGACTTGCAAAAGAAATTACCTATCCAGAAGTCGAAGGGTTGAATCTAGACAACTTGCTAAGATACAGTTGCCATCATTTGAAAGAGAGATACAGTTGACAGGCTGACCCAAATTATCAGATATCTCTCTACAGAGAACATATACATTACATTAACTAATAATCCTATTCGAATATTACATCCCGGAGCAGAAATGAGAAAGGAAATTAACGATGTTAACATATAGGCAGTACATACCTACCAACTCTGATGTCAAATGTTCGAACAGTTCCGTCAACACTTCCAGCAATTATCTCAGTTTTTGTGAGACAAATAGACATGACACTATCTAGAAAGGTATCAATGATCTGCAAATTAAACAAAACCAGCTCAAATGTTATTCGTTAAAAGaccaaaagcaaaaaaaaaaggtgGCACCAAGGGCCTCGTAATAAAGGaggaaaattaaaattttgctCGACATCCCAAGTAAGGCTAATTCAACTGTCCTTGTTCAATTTCTCATGGAGTCAAATTCTCGTCTGTATGTGTCAAATCAATGGATCCGTCTTGAATGTCCAGACAAAGAGCAAGACAAGCATAAACACCCTCTTTAACTTCTATTATCATATGACATGTATGGTTAGGTTCCATTTGTACATTGGTGGAATCTGGCATGTCTTGGCCAAACGTTTCTCATGGGCTCAATGTTTCAGTTAccaaatctctctctctctctctctctctctctctctctccttctcCCCTCCCTATTTCTTGTCAATTTTCCTGTTCTCATTTGATTACCTGCGAGTGTTGATACTGAAAATAGTCCATGGATTGCATCTTATACAACATATTGCATTGAGTTTATTTCCCTTGTAAGTTTTTCCTGTACAGTCCTACCAATTAAAGATTAAgtactttttttcttcctcttaaCTTACTTCCAAATAAAGCTAAAAAGTAGATCAGTTGAGGAACAGTTTATTAACATAATCCAATGTGAAGATGCGTTCTGATTTTTGTGACTTCTGTCTCATTGCAGTGTTAAAGGGCATTGAAATAGAAGAGAAAGTACTCTCCCAAGGGAAGCAATGGATAGGTGTTTTTGAGGTTCAATTGTGGCACAAGTCCTTCCTTCCATCTGAAACACTAAGAAATCAAAGCACCATTCACAACTCAAAAACAAACCTCTAATCCCATCGGCCTAGACATGGTGTTTAACATGAAAATTGCACACTTGATTGTCCACCCAATTTATTTCCTCAGATCCAACTTATTTGGTTTATATGAAGTTTAATCCTAACTTTTAGTGCTACTGAAGATGTTTAACCAGATAGATCTTGCAAAGCAAAGAGAAGTTATTCACCTGAATTGGTTCAGTGCTGCGAGATTTGCAATCCCAAACACGCAATGATTTATCATATCCTGCTGATACTACAACAGAAGCATACTCATTAAACTTCACAGCATTCACCTGGCAGAGAAAAGAGGAAACTGTTAAACAACCAGTGGATGCACTGCTGAATCATTTAGATGCAAGGTAAAGAGTTAGAGATTATGCTTTTAAAATCAAGATAGCTTCTAGCAGAACCCACAAAAAATAGTCACTCTCTTTAAATACCTGAATGGCTCTTTTTCTTACAAGTACTCTGAGCTACATATGGTACACAATGGCATTAACTGGACAGCtgtggttgaatttttttgtgcATTATACGGTCATACATTAAGATAGTGAAAACAAACACTTATCAGAACTTTGAAGATATATTTGAAATGGCAACACCCAGACAATGGGATTTGGTTAAGTTTTGGATCCAGCAGAACAGAAAAAACCTTCTTTCGACTTTAGTGGCAAGAAATCTGACATGCCCGCTTGAAGGTTCAGAAAAGGCTACAAGAAAATGACCTCCAAGGCCGCAGTTACAAAGGAAATGCCAAAAGAGAAAGGTATGAGCATAATTGAAACAAATCCGGGCCAGATTAAGGCTACAATAACAAATCAACAGTAGAAgttcagtttttttttaatttcatctAGAACTTGAAAAGCGTAGTCGTTGTTGATTGAGGCATAGTTGTAGTAATAGTTGTTGTTGCTAGAATTTGAAAAACACAAAAGACCCAATTCACTTGGTTTAACCCAAAGATGAAGCTTTGAAGCATCCATAAAAGCAAAGCAGAGCTTCACAAgaacataaatattttctttttaacaagGTAATGTTAACACAAAAACATAAATATGAACTACAAAATCTcgaaaaaaataatagttataAAGCAAAAAGGATTTCACATAGAGGACTAAAGTAACTTCACTCTTCAAGGAAAACAAGATACGTAATTTGTAAGTTTTTGATACAATTAGCAAAAAGTAATCAAATAAAAGAGGTAATTGTCAAATTCTTTTATTGGTGACATAAAGGATGATTAAATAGCTATAGCTTCAGCACCTTAACGTTAACAGTTAAATATAAATCTGAACACCTAAGAGAATTTCTAGTCAACTATTTAACATAATACCGGATTTCTTTCTACTCATTCATGTTCTACATTGATATGTAGGAAAGCTTAAGACAATCAAACAGAGGAGCATAAATCTGTAGATGTTTTGTCCTCTTGACCAGTTTTTGTTGCCTATGTACTATGCCAAATAGGATTTCAGATTCTTATCTACAGCGCATTCTAGCCAAAGCAAGAAGCAATTCCGAATTAGATCAAGCATGATTAAGACTTCAATCCTAAAAGCACCACATTAGATGTAATCCAGTTCTGGAAGCTTCCACATAGAAACGAGATTGAAATTCGAAGTCAATATTGCGGCATCACAAATATAACAAGAAACAAAGATATCAAAGCACACACAAAAAAGAGTGGAATCTTAAAACAGTAAGATAAATTTACTCCTAGGCCATGAACCATGACATTCTACCACCGGTTTACATTGAATAATTTGAAGAACACATAGAATATCAAGAACCCTGACCCTATATTTGACATCGGCATCGTTTAAGTTTTATGTTGACGTAAATGTTTTCAGAGTTCTGCTTTTCCCCT
This Solanum dulcamara chromosome 1, daSolDulc1.2, whole genome shotgun sequence DNA region includes the following protein-coding sequences:
- the LOC129901164 gene encoding uncharacterized protein LOC129901164; its protein translation is MTAVQLPKQKVHVLEGHAGAVLAARFNSNGEYALSCGKDRTIRLWNPHRGIHIKTYKAHGREVRDVHVTQDNSKLCSCGGDRQVFYWDVSTGHVIRKFRGHDSEVNAVKFNEYASVVVSAGYDKSLRVWDCKSRSTEPIQIIDTFLDSVMSICLTKTEIIAGSVDGTVRTFDIRVGREISDNLGQPVNCISLSNDGNCILASCLDSTLRLLDRSSGELLQEYKGHICKSFKTDCCLTNSDAHVAGGSEDGYIYLWDLVDASVVSSFRAHDLVVTSVSYHPKESCMITSSVDSTVRVWKA